The genome window GCGCACCCTGACCGGCAGCATCGGCCTGATTCTGGTCGTTCCGTTCACTGCGCTGCTCGGCGGCTATCTTCTGATTCCCGACAAAACGTCTGCTTCCCCTTCGCTCAAAAACATTTGGCCCTTCGGTCATAAAGCAAAAGAGGAAATATAAGAAAAGAGGAGATTTAACATGAAGCACTCTTTATCACGCACCCTTAAACAATCGGCATTGACTCTATCTGCGATCACCTTGCTGGCGGGTGCGTTGCCGCCTTCCGTACTTGCCGCACCGATCAGTCTGGCAGACTGCCAAAATTTTTCGCCGACCGCAATGGCTGAACAATCCTCTTACATCATGAACAGCTACCAATACCTGCTCAAGACGAGTCAGGAAATCTCCGATCCGCAGTTGCGACAAAAAACAGCCGACTATCTGGCCAATCCGGTGCCCAGCCTTTGGCAGCGCTTTCCGGGCGATGCCGAAAAAGAAAGCCTGAAGCAACAGTTAGTCGCCGCCGGTTACCTTTCAGCTTCCGCCAGCTATGATCAGTTTCTTCCGCCGATGCGCAACACGGCAAATCCGCCGCAGCCGTTTTATGCCGCTCCCGGCAGTGGCTATATGAGTCATCACGCCTATCCTGGCGGCCTAGCCACGCATGTCGCCAGCAACGTCAAGATCGCCCTTGGCATCTACAATACCTACAAAGACGTCTATGGCATCACGCTTAATAAAGACGTTATCATCGCCTCCGAAATGCTGCACGACCTGCATAAACCCTGGGTCTTCCAATGGCAAAGCGATGCCGCCAGTCTGAAAGAATACAGTATTGCCGGTACCGGCTCACATCATATTCTCAGCATCGCTGAAGCGATGTACCGTAATTTCCCCAAAGAAGTCGTCGTTGCGATTGCCTGTGCGCATAATCATCCCGGCACTGCTCAAGACGAAGCACAAGTGGTAAGCTGGTTAAAAGCCGCCGCACTGATCTCCGGCAAAGACCCCATCGCAGCCGGTTATCTGGCACCATCCGGTGAAACCTTGCCGCAGCCGCGCTGGATTGAAGGTTTTGTCACGCATCTTGGCGATCATGACTTCGTCCTGACCGTACCAATGGCACAGTGGACAATCGCCCAGCTGCAAAACATCGCCAAGGCGCATTATGGCATGAGCGAGCAGGATTTGCATTCCGCCAAGTTTTACGCGTTTCGCGACTATGTTTTCTCGCAGGCTACGATTGAACGCTTGTACACAATTTGGGTTCAGGGCGGCGAGCAAAAATTAACTGATACCGTCCTCTCACTCGTCAAACCATGACAAGAAAGCCGCCGTTCCTATTTTCAGGAATCCGGCGGCTTTCTTACATTCTTTATTTTCTTGTCAGCAAACGCAGCGCAGTCCGGCTCAGTACCTCAACGCCGATGGGCAATACGTCTTCGTCAATTTCGAATTTCGGATGATGGTGCGGATGGCAAATGCCTTTGTCAGGATTGCCACTGCCGATAAAGACG of Azotosporobacter soli contains these proteins:
- a CDS encoding TAT (twin-arginine translocation) pathway signal sequence translates to MKHSLSRTLKQSALTLSAITLLAGALPPSVLAAPISLADCQNFSPTAMAEQSSYIMNSYQYLLKTSQEISDPQLRQKTADYLANPVPSLWQRFPGDAEKESLKQQLVAAGYLSASASYDQFLPPMRNTANPPQPFYAAPGSGYMSHHAYPGGLATHVASNVKIALGIYNTYKDVYGITLNKDVIIASEMLHDLHKPWVFQWQSDAASLKEYSIAGTGSHHILSIAEAMYRNFPKEVVVAIACAHNHPGTAQDEAQVVSWLKAAALISGKDPIAAGYLAPSGETLPQPRWIEGFVTHLGDHDFVLTVPMAQWTIAQLQNIAKAHYGMSEQDLHSAKFYAFRDYVFSQATIERLYTIWVQGGEQKLTDTVLSLVKP